A genome region from Scleropages formosus chromosome 6, fSclFor1.1, whole genome shotgun sequence includes the following:
- the LOC114910705 gene encoding LOW QUALITY PROTEIN: major intrinsically disordered NOTCH2-binding receptor 1-like (The sequence of the model RefSeq protein was modified relative to this genomic sequence to represent the inferred CDS: inserted 1 base in 1 codon), with product MPWGCVTAAETGTRGRGMDLSALPNNNRPEKLLQLDVNSLPASHGMFEVGSAMGAALSGGKQWQNRVYYQREQKRVNRHRPSPEDSPVFVDRDLEKHITQVTLKGTVKTNPLYTDMKSAHSWETKKSKPSWTIQEYDRHSLRSGLADYLKEDPRDLNFWLEDLYXPGFDSLLKKKEAEQRRNKLCKIVSYVILLTVALIVIIVVPIVATNNKN from the exons ATGCCGTGGGGCTGCGTGACAG CAGCCGAGACGGGGACCCGGGGTCGAGGCATGGACCTGTCGGCTCTTCCCAACAACAACCGCCCGGAGAAGCTCCTCCAGCTGGACGTGAATTCGCTGCCCGCCAGCCATGGGATGTTTGAGGTGGGGTCCGCGATGGGGGCGGCGCTGTCCGGCGGGAAGCAGTGGCAGAACAGGGTTTACTACCAG AGGGAGCAGAAGAGGGTGAACCGCCACAGACCATCTCCGGAGGACAGCCCCGTGTTTGTGGACCGGGACCTCGAGAAGCACATAACTCAGGTCACGCTGAAAGGCACGGTGAAGACGAATCCGCTCTACACAGACATGAAGAGCGCCCACAGCTGGGAGACCAAAAAGTCGAAACCCTCGTGGACCATCCAGGAGTACGACAGACACTCGTTGCGCTCCGGTTTAGCAGACTATTTGAAG GAGGACCCCAGGGATCTGAACTTCTGGCTGGAGGATCTCT ACCCAGGCTTCGACTCCCTgctgaagaagaaagaagcTGAACAGAGAAGAAACAAGCTGTGTAAAATTGTGTCCTATGTTATACTGCTCACTGTTGCCCTTATTGTCATCATTGTTGTGCCAATTGTTgctacaaacaataaaaactga
- the LOC114910714 gene encoding uncharacterized protein LOC114910714: MERVHVRCAATARESSARCPREKFRPLGAGRCRAEILSKVHSATLASAGPSRRALSSPPISPRAKVRRPDRHRVPGLRAGARCSPALLAILRAHSPFSCWTSSHSRGSAARGRTLIAEWSRSRDGAGRGGGGRGGGRRAEGGRRSDAASSAAQRIAAQRAPDSSLKSSCGLTRVAEGGPRTAWTWKHWLRLGYSLICSTSDTSST, translated from the exons ATGGAGCGCGTCCACGTGCGGTGCGCGGCCACGGCCCGCGAGTCCAG tgcGCGATGTCCGCGGGAGAAGTTCCGCCCGCTCGGAGCCGGTCGCTGCAGAGCCGAGATCCTCTCAAAAGTTCACTCGGCTACACTGGCGTCCGCAGGACCGTCTCGTCGCGCCCTTTCCTCTCCGCCCATCAGTCCCCGAGCGAAGGTGCGGCGACCCGACCGTCACAGAGTGCCGGGGCTGCGCGCCGGAGCCCGCTGTTCTCCCGCCCTCCTCGCCATCTTGCGCGCTCACAGCCCGTTCTCCTGCTGGACAAGTTCGCACTCGCGCGGCTCGGCGGCGCGCGGACGGACCCTCATCGCCGAGTGGAGTCGCTCGCGGGACGGAgcgggaagaggaggaggaggaagaggaggaggccgAAGGGCGGAGGGCGGAAGGCGGAGCGACGCCGccagcagcgcagcgcagcgcatcGCAGCGCAGCGCGCACCGGACTCGAGCCTCAAGAGTTCCTGCGGCCTCACGCGTGTGGCTGAGGGAGGACCACGGACCGCGTGGACATGGAAGCACTGGCTGCGACTTGGTTACTCGTTAATTTGCAGTACATCTGACACAAGCAGCACTTAG